One genomic window of Etheostoma spectabile isolate EspeVRDwgs_2016 chromosome 7, UIUC_Espe_1.0, whole genome shotgun sequence includes the following:
- the adnpb gene encoding activity-dependent neuroprotector homeobox b, which produces MFQLPVNNLGSLRKARKNVKRVLGDIGLEFLRDHLEDYKDFSPPEVYIKHTNWEDVCMWEPSHTKVQDYRSKPFCCSGCLFSSKYFSAYKSHFRNVHSEDFENNILLNCPYCTYNGNKKTLETHIKLFHMPNSTVRQGPGGMVAGAGGIMMKDGVLKRAGDSVEQAVYYCKKCTYRDPLYNVVRKHIYREHFQQVAQPYIVKPGEKTSAQNGGTGNTESNNTNNVTSNQIHCKKCLFVPRTYEALVQHVIEDHERIGYQVTAMIGHTSVIVPRPKPIVMVPPKNQGDKTIIGMGPKGAVMATTRSAGSQQLGRVIVSSKTGFSAQNLLSGMKHDGVRLKAGTQSFSIGSQQVRVTLPGNAQVSVPQQSHAAKQLISGGSLRSPVVVSASSSLKSNPLGSRVQAAATTVASVTAKKGGSSVLGTSYTQKWKICTICNELFPENVYSAHFEKEHKAEKVPAVANYIMKIHNFTSKCLYCNRYLPSDTLLNHMLIHGLSCPHCRATFNDVEKMVSHMRLSHPDESVGPRTDSPLTFDLTLQQGNPKNVQLIVTTYNMKDAPEESVAFHAQNNTSASSALSASLISGKKLLPQHPPKTPSLAAESAPTKSIPQASVPYKRDVGKTLCPLCFSILKGPISDSLAHHLRERHQVIQTVHPVEKKLTYKCIHCLGVYTSNMTASTITLHLVHCRGVGKSPNGQESRAPYSSRVGQAPSSTLKRASFDSSDTSAPKRRRPPGERAYPRDINGPSTFVENPDEPLVLALDPKGYENNSYESRKAFLTQYFNRAPYPSQREVEKLAASLWLWKSDISSHFVNKRRKCIQECETQNASVLLGFSMHELSKVSHELAFIPDGVYEGKHNERRTSRTHLGVSEQALRKHRELVAANGGVALPWKGKPARMVEGTKTKPSPPKPNSASKDQTKTISSTLPQKIPLDLSEPIAIDSDSDEEERQKDNKDWEGEVHLHGNKQVTGANERVEPRIGAKTVSDLEDMSDDDEDEDEDDEDGEAHAENGFGPTEDSGRQAAKGRDTLPIIIPKFVPSSARSRRDGAQLGKQQV; this is translated from the exons ATGTTCCAGCTCCCTGTCAATAACCTGGGCAGTCTGCGGAAAGCGAGGAAAAATGTTAAGCGGGTCCTGGGTGACATTGGCTTGGAGTTCCTCAGAGATCACCTAGAG GACTACAAAGATTTTAGTCCTCCAGAGGTTTATATAAAGCACACTAACTGGGAAGATGTGTGCATGTGGGAACCGTCGCATACcaaagtccag GACTACAGATCAAAGCCCTTCTGCTGCTCTGGCTGCCTCTTCTCATCCAAGTACTTCTCTGCATACAAGAGCCATTTCCGCAATGTCCACAGCGAGGACTTTGAGAACAACATTCTGCTCAACTGCCCCTACTGCACTTACAATGGTAACAAAAAGACTCTGGAAACACACATCAAACTTTTCCACATGCCTAACAGCACGGTGCGGCAGGGCCCCGGTGGAATGGTGGCGGGAGCTGGTGGGATCATGATGAAGGACGGGGTGCTGAAAAGGGCCGGCGACAGTGTGGAACAGGCGGTGTACTACTGCAAGAAGTGCACCTACAGGGACCCTTTGTACAATGTAGTGCGCAAGCACATCTACCGGGAACACTTCCAGCAAGTGGCCCAGCCCTATATTGTAAAACCAGGGGAGAAGACAAGTGCTCAGAATGGTGGCACAGGCAATACAGAGAGtaataacacaaacaatgtaACCAGTAACCAGATTCACTGCAagaagtgtctgtttgttccaAGGACGTACGAGGCGCTTGTCCAACATGTCATTGAGGACCACGAGAGGATTGGCTACCAGGTGACCGCCATGATTGGGCACACCAGTGTCATAGTCCCCCGTCCCAAACCCATCGTCATGGTCCCCCCCAAAAACCAGGGAGACAAGACCATCATTGGGATGGGCCCGAAAGGTGCAGTAATGGCCACTACCAGGTCTGCTGGCTCACAGCAGCTGGGTCGAGTAATCGTCTCATCAAAGACAGGCTTCAGCGCTCAAAATCTTCTATCCGGGATGAAGCATGATGGAGTAAGGTTAAAGGCGGGGACTCAGTCGTTCTCTATTGGTAGCCAGCAGGTGAGGGTTACTTTACCCGGGAACGCCCAGGTTTCTGTTCCCCAGCAGTCGCATGCGGCAAAGCAGCTTATTTCTGGCGGCAGCCTGCGGAGTCCAGTCGTGGTCAGCGCCTCTTCTTCACTCAAATCCAACCCTCTGGGTTCACGTGTCCaggcagcagcaacaactgtAGCCTCTGTCACAGCCAAGAAAGGTGGCTCCTCAGTCCTCGGCACATCCTACACCCAGAAGTGGAAAATCTGCACTATTTGCAATGAGCTCTTCCCAGAGAACGTGTACAGTGCTCATTTTGAGAAAGAGCACAAAGCCGAGAAAGTGCCTGCCGTAGCCAACTACATCATGAAGATCCACAACTTCACCAGCAAGTGTCTCTACTGCAACCGCTATCTGCCCAGTGACACTCTGTTAAACCACATGTTGATCCATGGCCTGTCTTGCCCACACTGCCGTGCAACCTTCAATGACGTCGAGAAGATGGTGTCCCACATGCGGCTGTCACACCCAGATGAGAGCGTTGGCCCACGCACAGATTCCcccctgacctttgacctcactCTGCAGCAAGGCAATCCCAAGAACGTTCAGCTGATTGTCACTACCTACAACATGAAAGACGCCCCTGAGGAGTCAGTGGCGTTTCACGCACAAAACAACACCTCTGCGTCTTCAGCCTTGTCCGCCTCCCTAATATCAGGCAAGAAGTTACTGCCTCAGCACCCGCCCAAAACACCTTCACTGGCTGCTGAAAGTGCACCAACCAAGAGTATTCCACAAGCATCTGTGCCCTACAAGAGGGATGTGGGCAAGACACTTTGTCCTCTATGCTTTTCTATCCTCAAGGGCCCAATCTCAGACTCACTGGCCCACcacctgagagagagacaccaggTGATTCAGACAGTCCACCCTGTAGAAAAGAAACTGACCTACAAGTGCATTCACTGCTTGGGGGTTTATACTAGTAACATGACCGCCTCCACCATCACGCTACACTTGGTGCACTGTCGAGGTGTAGGGAAATCTCCAAATGGGCAGGAAAGCCGGGCACCCTATTCTTCTCGGGTCGGCCAGGCCCCGAGCAGCACTCTGAAACGGGCCAGCTTTGATAGCTCGGACACTAGTGCGCCAAAGCGCAGGAGGCCCCCTGGGGAAAGGGCCTACCCACGGGACATCAACGGCCCGTCTACGTTTGTGGAAAATCCTGATGAACCTTTAGTTCTGGCTCTCGACCCCAAAGGATACGAAAACAACTCGTACGAATCCAGGAAGGCATTTCTAACCCAGTATTTTAACCGAGCGCCATATCCCTCACAACGGGAGGTGGAGAAGCTAGCAGCCAGTCTGTGGCTGTGGAAGTCGGACATCTCCAGCCACTTTGTCAACAAAAGGAGGAAATGCATACAGGAATGCGAGACCCAGAACGCCAGCGTGTTGCTGGGGTTCAGCATGCACGAGCTCAGCAAAGTGAGTCACGAGCTGGCGTTCATCCCGGACGGCGTGTACGAAGGCAAGCATAACGAGAGGCGAACGTCTAGAACGCACTTAGGGGTGTCGGAGCAGGCTCTCCGGAAACATAGGGAGCTTGTAGCTGCTAATGGTGGCGTGGCCCTGCCATGGAAGGGAAAGCCAGCCAGGATGGTGGaaggtacaaaaacaaaaccatctCCCCCCAAACCCAACAGTGCCAGCAAAGACCAAACCAAGACAATCAGCAGCACCTTACCACAGAAAATACCTCTGGACCTTTCAGAGCCTATTGCCATTGACTCTGACAGTGATGAGGAAGAGAGGCAGAAGGATAACAAGGACTGGGAGGGAGAGGTACATCTCCATGGTAACAAACAGGTTACTGGCGCTAATGAGAGAGTGGAGCCGAGGATAGGAGCTAAGACTGTTTCCGATCTCGAGGATATGTCAGACGATGATGAAGACGAAGATGAGGACGATGAGGACGGAGAGGCGCATGCAGAGAACGGTTTTGGGCCCACAGAGGACTCCGGAAGACAGGCTGCTAAAGGTAGAGACACTCTGCCCATCATCATTCCCAAGTTTGTACCATCATCTGCAAGAAGCAGGAGAGACGGGGCCCAGCTGGGCAAACAGCAGGTCTGA
- the pard6b gene encoding partitioning defective 6 homolog beta, which translates to MNKNHRVPSNRSLSAVEVKSKFGAEFRRFSLDRSKPGRFDEFYGLLQHVHRIPNVELLVGYADVHGDLLPINNDDNYHKAISTASPLLRLFLQRKEEADYTFGTNSLTRKKNTVLSAVLLRPDPNRKKPPVIISLPRDFRPVSSIIDVDILPETHRRVRLYKHGQEKPLGFYIRDGSSVRVTPQGLEKVPGIFISRMVPGGLAESTGLLAVNDEVLEVNGIEVAGKSLDQVTDMMIANSHNLIITVKPANQRNNVVRSGGGGAASGSSGRSSDSGASYYGYSSHGGGGAPASMPSHIIQNFPVGELESDEDDEDLVIEAGGEAEPIRRAPSNYSMPSLPRYEPHLNLRTGATSTSTLSINGNGTLPASGSSGSLSNAISTTPSLDRAIERRSLEEDGTVITL; encoded by the exons atgaacaaaaaccACCGAGTGCCGAGCAACCGTTCTCTGAGTGCCGTGGAGGTGAAGAGCAAG TTTGGTGCCGAGTTTCGTCGGTTCTCGCTGGATCGGTCGAAGCCCGGCCGCTTTGATGAGTTCTACGGCCTCCTGCAGCACGTGCATCGCATCCCCAATGTGGAGTTGTTGGTGGGATATGCTGACGTACATGGTGACCTGCTGCCCATCAACAATGATGATAACTACCACAAAGCCATCTCCACTGCCAGCCCTCTACTCAGACTGTTCCTGCAGAGGAAAG AGGAAGCTGATTACACGTTTGGTACCAACTCGCTGACCAGGAAGAAAAACACGGTGCTTTCGGCCGTTCTTCTGCGGCCTGACCCCAACAGGAAGAAACCACCAGTGATCATTAGCCTTCCGAGGGACTTCCGCCCCGTCTCCTCCATCATCGATGTGGACATCCTCCCTGAGACGCACCGACGTGTTCGTCTGTACAAGCACGGCCAGGAAAAGCCGTTGGGCTTCTACATCCGCGATGGCTCCAGCGTACGGGTCACTCCACAGGGCCTGGAGAAGGTTCCGGGGATATTCATCTCTCGCATGGTGCCTGGCGGGCTGGCGGAGAGCACCGGCCTGCTGGCAGTCAACGATGAGGTGCTGGAGGTGAACGGTATCGAGGTGGCTGGGAAGTCTTTGGACCAGGTGACGGACATGATGATCGCCAACAGTCATAACCTCATCATCACCGTGAAGCCTGCAAACCAGCGGAACAATGTCGTTCGCAGCGGAGGAGGAGGCGCGGCGTCTGGGAGCTCAGGACGCTCGTCGGACAGTGGTGCCAGCTACTATGGCTACTCATCGCACGGGGGGGGCGGTGCCCCGGCCTCCATGCCGTCGCACATCATCCAGAACTTCCCTGTCGGGGAGCTGGAGAGCGACGAGGACGACGAGGACCTGGTGATCGAGGCAGGCGGCGAGGCTGAGCCCATCAGACGCGCCCCGTCCAACTACAGCATGCCCTCGCTGCCTCGCTACGAGCCACACCTCAACCTGCGCACTGGcgccacctccacctccaccctcTCCATCAACGGCAATGGAACCCTGCCAGCCAGCGGCAGCAGTGGGTCCCTAAGCAACGCCATTTCGACCACGCCGTCCCTAGACAGAGCCATTGAAAGGCGAAGTCTGGAGGAGGACGGCACTGTTATAACTCTGTAG